From one Plasmodium coatneyi strain Hackeri chromosome 9, complete sequence genomic stretch:
- a CDS encoding Phosphoglycerate mutase yields MATYTLVLLRHGESTWNKENKFTGWTDVPLSEQGEKEAISAGNYLKEKNFRFDVVYTSVLKRAITTTWNVLKTGELLHVPVIKTWRLNERHYGSLQGLNKSETAKKYGEEQVKIWRRSYDIPPPKLDKEDSRWPGHNVVYKNVPKDVLPFTECLKDTVERVLPLWFDHIAPDILANKKVLVSAHGNSLRALVKHLDKLTEADVLELNIPTGVPLVYELDENLKPIKHYYLMDSEELKKKMDEVANQGKAK; encoded by the exons ATGGCGACATACACGTTGGTTCTACTAAGGCATG GTGAAAGCACTTGGAACAAGGAGAACAAATTCACCGGCTGGACGGACGTACCCCTGAGTGAACAGGGAGAGAAGGAGGCCAT ATCCGCGGGAAACTACCTAAAGGAGAAGAACTTCCGCTTCGACGTGGTGTACACATCGGTGCTAAAGAGAGCCATCACCACCACATGGAATGTGCTCAAGACAGGAGAACTGCTACACGTCCCAGTTATTAAAACTTGGAGACTAAATGAAAGGCATTATGGATCTTTACAAGGACTTAACAAATCTGAGACGGCAAAAAAATACGGAGAGGAACAAGTGAAAATCTGGAGACGATCCTATGATATCCCTCCTCCCAAATTGGATAAGGAAGACAGTAGGTGGCCAGGACATAACGTCGTTTACAAGAACGTCCCAAAGGATGTGCTACCCTTTACTGAATGTTTGAAAGACACCGTCGAAAGAGTTTTGCCCCTCTGGTTCGATCACATAGCACCTGATATTTTGGCAAATAAAAAGGTCCTTGTGTCAGCACATGGAAATAGCTTAAGAGCGTTAGTTAAACATTTAGATAAATTAACTGAAGCAGATGTGTTGGAGCTCAACATTCCAACTGGAGTTCCCCTAGTCTACGAGTTGGATGAAAATCTGAAACCTATTAAACACTACTACCTGATGGACAGTGAGGAACtcaagaagaaaatggacgAAGTGGCCAACCAGGGAAAGGCCAAATGA
- a CDS encoding tRNA nucleotidyltransferase, with the protein MSSFGGPAYLPLLHLLLLLALFLLLVATTAVKGAGRNATSTILIKKKHHHAKLPFGWKNNHMNLLGKKKIINCTRGLFFINANRRIHHLGGRSNNNSNKSINRNSKRFSLQRYSTKGKMQDEAYVSYLKKYIVDDRELAQAVGEVPNGQGGDAPNGVLQIEELIKKTIRKEEEELFAFLQKVNETYKLQSTLRVVGGWVRDKFLGISNDDIDLTVDNMKGSEFCHYIKEYIKEKEKKNFNFGIIKINSDQSKHLETSSFHLFNFQVDIVNLRNEKYTEESRIPEIVIGTPEEDALRRDFTVNALFYNLNNRRVEDYTKRGIMHLKNRVICTPLDPFTTFLDDPLRIIRCIRFCGVFNFFVEKSIFDVLKNEHIMKAFKKKISRSRLSTEILKIFSKRCENIVLSLTLLNYSSYAKEIFSLPGKYFVTNEEVFEKPRRKGDKVNRKGDHLPAGDALLPGSTVPGGTKKLHIGGKNSESTNNETTNKADNDATPNGGIHHEEGHAFAQETFVNAFPGGDSKMGSMTNTLETGTYSQPGEFPQTSADGETDWYAEGLQYIKFFKDIEKNNLLRETFPELDYHENVNNVQLCLYLLPLKNHHVELKKGGKTEPVVEFIIRESLKFPLKHGKFCVQIYEGFSSLYKLYKNMDVFNFLKNSTCDGNRNAYIIGDIVLFLKSVGEKWDLLLLIFFIFHKYKEVNKMFVTTITADVYLSDFAKKLYQYILKNKLQTAYNVKPFLKWPDIRHNFPHLSPNRIGEVYEQIIRFSCIHGEDEAKCIEFLKDHFKE; encoded by the exons ATGAGCTCGTTCGGCGGACCCGCATACCTCCCCCTGTTGCATTTACTCCTGTTGCTGGCGCTCTTCCTGCTCCTCGTGGCAACAACGGCCGTGAAGGGAGCGGGCCGAAACGCCACCTCCACCATccttataaagaaaaaacaccACCATGCCAAGTTACCTTTCGGCTGGAAAAATAATCACATGAATCTtctaggaaaaaaaaaaattatcaattGCACGAGAGGattatttttcataaatgCCAATAGGAGGATCCACCACTTGggtggaagaagcaacaacaacagcaacaaaaGCATCAACAGAAACAGCAAACGTTTCAGCCTGCAGAGGTACAGcacgaaggggaagatgcaGGACGAGGCCTACGTCAGCTACTTGAAAAAGTATATTGTCGATGACAGGGAGTTGGCCCAGGCTGTGGGGGAAGTACCAAATGGGCAAGGAGGTGATGCACCTAATGGGGTCCTCCAAATCGAAGAGCTAATAAAGAAAactataaggaaggaagaagaggagctGTTCGCATTCCTTCAGAAGGTGAATGAGACATACAAGCTGCAGTCCACCCTGAGGGTGGTTGGAGGGTGGGTACGGGACAAATTTCTTGGCATCTCAAATGACGACATAGACCTCACAGTGGATAACATGAAAGGCTCAGAATTCTGTCACTATATAAAAGAatacataaaagaaaaggaaaaaaaaaacttcaatTTTggtattataaaaattaactCAGATCAATCCAAACATTTAGAAACGTCcagttttcatttgtttaatTTCCAAGTGGACATTGTAAATTTGAGGAATGAAAAGTATACGGAAGAGAGTCGTATCCCGGAAATAGTTATTGGGACCCCGGAGGAAGATGCACTGAGAAGAGACTTCACTGTGAATGCACTCTTCTACAATTTGAACAACAGGCGTGTAGAAGACTAtaccaaaaggggaattatgcacttaaaaaatagaGTTATCTGCACACCACTTGATCCGTTTACTACCTTCCTGGATGACCCTCTTCGAATAATCAGGTGCATTCGATTTTGTGGcgtttttaactttttcgtCGAGAAGTCCATTTTTgacgttttaaaaaatgaacatattatGAAGGcgtttaaaaagaaaatttccaGAAGTAGACTCTCCAcggaaattttaaaaatattttccaagaGGTGTGAAAATATCGTCTTATCCTTGACCTTGTTAAATTATAGTTCCTATGCGAAGGAAATCTTTTCTCTACCAGGGAAGTACTTCGTAACTAATGAGGAGGTGTTTGAAAAACCTCGGCGGAAGGGTGACAAGGTGAACAGGAAGGGGGACCACCTCCCCGCGGGGGACGCCCTGCTGCCTGGCTCCACCGTTCCAGGTGGCACGAAGAAGTTGCACatcgggggaaaaaacagcgAATCGACTAACAACGAAACGACTAACAAGGCTGACAACGATGCAACCCCCAATGGGGGGATCCATCACGAGGAAGGCCACGCATTCGCACAGGAGACATTTGTTAACGCCTTCCCCGGGGGTGACAGTAAAATGGGCAGCATGACAAACACGCTGGAAACAGGGACATACTCCCAACCGGGGGAATTCCCCCAAACGAGTGCGGATGGAGAAACAGACTGGTACGCGGAAGGACTGCAatacataaaattttttaaggacATCGAAAAGAACAACCTGTTGAGGGAAACCTTCCCCGAGCTGGATTACcatgaaaatgtgaacaacgTGCAGCTGTGCTTGTACCTCCTGCCGCTAAAAAATCACCACGTggagttaaaaaagggaggaaaaactgAACCGGTCGTCGAATTCATAATTAGGGAATCCCTAAAATTTCCACTCAAGcatggaaaattttgtgtGCAAATATATGAAGGGTTTAGCAGCCTGTACAAGCTATACAAAAACATGGacgtttttaattttttaaaaaatagcacTTGTGATGGCAACAGGAATGCATACATCATTGGGGACATTGTGTTGTTCCTAAAAAGTGTTGGAGAGAAATGGGATTTgctccttttaattttttttatcttccacAAATATAAAGAGGTGAATAAAATGTTCGTGACCACCATCACAGCAGATGTGTACTTGTCCGACTTTGCCAAAAAGCTGTACCAgtatattttgaaaaataaattgcagACGGCTTATAACGTCAAGCCGTTTCTCAAGTGGCCGGACATTCGGCACAACTTCCCGCACCTCTCGCCCAACAGAATCGGCGAGGTGTACGAGCAAATT ATTCGATTTTCCTGCATCCACGGAGAGGACGAAGCCAAGTGTATCGAGTTTTTAAAAGACCACTTCAAAGAGTAG
- a CDS encoding Heat shock factor binding protein, translating to MNSGDGRRGGEVPSSYCPPYRSASISLDANKSNASMTYSVPPKDAKNLHMDSKSDDIEMYVENMLNELKGKMQNLSNNLLSKVDNMEKSLDELEQAMLSFSNKADG from the coding sequence ATGAACAGCGGCGACGGTCGAAGAGGGGGGGAGGTGCCCAGCAGCTACTGCCCACCCTACCGCAGCGCATCCATCTCGCTAGACGCAAACAAAAGCAACGCCTCAATGACGTATAGTGTACCCCCAAAGGATGCGAAGAACCTCCACATGGATTCCAAGTCGGACGACATAGAAATGTACGTAGAAAATATGCTTAATGAactgaaggggaaaatgcaaaacttGTCTAACAATTTACTGAGCAAGGTGGACAACATGGAAAAGTCCCTGGATGAGTTGGAGCAGGCCATGTTAAGTTTTTCGAACAAAGCGGACGGGTGA
- a CDS encoding Palmitoyltransferase: MNKRIFAFRDDTKSKDADEFVRKNGFTLPLQIFQVMSFIIFLVIVGLIIFISAFSPSSVFIVFYVFFSILITVILVLSYIVTIINPVDPLSFKYTNSEINQEEIKNLYECDICGFVEPQSKHCKVCNKCVSVFDHHCMWVNNCIGKKNYKYFVGLLSALTVFNCVVFLFCIVFFAVSIKHDLIKDRWKYLYGSYNDILFYLLLCSLFVLNAVVFVLVIQLFGLHIFLISKKMTTYEYIVNRSHSEEEEKVGIRTFFEWLIIDKKRLQKSHGENQDIEIQDIERVMSLKS, from the exons ATGAATAAGCGAATCTTCGCCTTCCGAGATGACACCAAGTCCAAAGATGCCGACGAGTTCGTCCGGAAAAATGGCTTCACTCTACCTCTGCAGATTTTCCAAGTCATGTCCTTTATCATATTCCTAGTCATCGTGGGgttaattattttcatttccgcCTTCAGCCCGAGTAGCGTTTTTATCGTTTTCtacgttttcttttccattttaattacCGTCATTTTGGTCCTCTCCTACATTGTCACCATAATCAACCCCGTTGACCCTCTATCCTTTAAGTACACGAATAGCGAAATAAACcaggaagaaattaagaaCCTCTACGAGTGTGATATTTGTGGCTTTGTAGAACCACAGAGCAAGCATTGCAAAGTTTGCAACAAGTGCGTGTCCGTTTTTGACCACCACTGCATGTGGGTGAATAACTgcattgggaaaaaaaactacaa ATACTTCGTAGGTCTCCTCTCCGCTCTGACCGTGTTCAACTGTgtcgtcttcctcttctgtatCGTCTTCTTTGCCGTTTCGATAAAGCATGATCTCATAAAGGACAGATGGAAATAC TTATACGGGTCGTACAACGACATCCTATTCTACCTCCTGCTGTGTTCCCTCTTCGTCCTGAACGCAGTAGTCTTTGTACTAGTCATACAACTCTTCGGCCTccatatttttctcatttcgaAGAAAATGACCACTTACGAGTATATCGTCAACCGGTCGCAC tccgaagaggaagagaaggtaGGCATTCGGACCTTCTTCGAGTGGCTAATCATAGACAAGAA ACGCCTGCAGAAGTCGCACGGTGAAAATCAG GACATTGAAATCCAGGATATTGAAAGAGTTATGTCTTTAAAAAGTTAG